AATCCACCTTCAGCCGCATCCGCCGGATGCATCAGCGCCGTGCACCGATCACGGCCCTTCACCATCGCGGGCACACATGCAGCATCGCCAGCAACAGGTATACGTCACCACCCGGGCTCACCGCGACATGCTGATCGGCCAACCGCGCCGTCTCCGTCCGACGCGGGTCGACGGGAACTGATCGATCGATGACGCTGAATAGAAGTTCCTCGTCCGTAACACCGCACGCAGCATCACCGCGTACAGCACCGACGAACTGTGCGCGGCCGGATTGCCCAGGTACATGCCGATAGCGCTGGGCCCGTGCTCGCGCTGCACCTTCCGCAGCCGCTGCCCGATCTCCCGGAACGCCTCCTCCCACCCGACCGGCTCGAACGACTCACCCACTCGCCGCACCGGGGTGCGTAACCGGTCAGGGTCATGATGCAGCCCACCCATCGCCGTCGCCTTCGGGCAGATGTACCCGTTCGACAACACGTCTTGCGGATTCCCCTCGATCCGCCTCACCTGGTCGTCCTCGACCGTGACCAGGATTCCGCAGTGGGCCTCACACAATGTGCACTGCCGGGCAATGGTGGTAGCACGCATGGATTTTCACCTTCTGCCGGTTCGCTTCCCACAGGCTAATCGCGGCGCAGCGTCCCGTACAGGGCGCTATGATCCGCGAATCCGCACATGGACATGCACGTCGTGCCACCCATCGGAATGCAGCCCGGCGCTGCGCTTGACGGACTCCGGCGCGAATCCCGCCTTCGTCGCCGCCCGGCACGAGGGCAGATTCCGCACCGAATGCGACACCTCCAGCCGGTGAAAACCGGCCCCGAACGCCCAGCGCGTCAGGACGGCCAGCGCGCCGGGCGTCACACCGCGACCCCGCCATCGCGGAACCGTCCAATACGCGACCTCCGACAGCCCGGCGGGCGGCGACATGTGCCGCAACCCGATCCGGCCCGCTACCACATCGCCCACGGTGACCGCCCACTGCGGATCGCGACCACTCGACCACCCCGCACACCAGCGCTCGATCAGCCCCGCCGCCTCGTCC
The DNA window shown above is from Nocardia sp. NBC_01730 and carries:
- a CDS encoding GNAT family N-acetyltransferase; translated protein: MPALMPDVVAAAVFAAGTQPTLRGEVVTLRPWSTADAPAVHAAYRDPDIQRWHVRSAVSEDEAAGLIERWCAGWSSGRDPQWAVTVGDVVAGRIGLRHMSPPAGLSEVAYWTVPRWRGRGVTPGALAVLTRWAFGAGFHRLEVSHSVRNLPSCRAATKAGFAPESVKRSAGLHSDGWHDVHVHVRIRGS